GTAGTGCACCAGCAGCTCTTCGATAAAGGGCTCCAATTCGACGGGCAGCTGGGCGAACAGTACGCCGAGGTTCTCCAGCACCAGCTCCCGTGACAGGGGCTGACCCGGGACCTGCGCCTGCACCCCGCCGCCGTCGATCACCCACAGCCGGTCACCCTGGCGCAGCAGATTGTCCAGGTGCAGGTCGGCCTGCCACAGGCCCCTGGCGTGCAGCTGCGCCACCGTCGCCAGGGCCTGGCCGAGCACCGCCTGCTGAGTTGCGCTGAGCAGGGGCTGGCACTCGACCTCACGCCAGGCGTCCCAGAGACTCTCGGCGCCTTCGAGGTAGTCGAACAGCAGCCAGCCGCCCTCACCCTCGCGCAGACCGTCGGCCAGCAGCAGCGGCGTCGCCAGCCCCTGCCCGGCGAACAGGCGGGCGCCGTCCAGCTCGCGGCGAAAGTGGCGCGCCGCCTTGGCGCCGACCAGCAGCTTGGCCAGCACCTTGCGCCCACGCCATTCGGCCAGGCCGACGTAGCGCTGCCCCGGCAGCACGCGCAGCAGGCTGATCAGGGTCAGCTCCGCCGGGCCGGCGGCGTCCGCCAGCTCGAGTCGCAGCGGCAGCGTCGGCGCTCGGCCGGCCCGGGCCAGTTCGGCCAGGGTCATCGCCGCGCCACCTTGTTCTGGCGACGCCGGCCCAGGCGATCGTGCCAAGGCGCCACCCCGGCGCCTGCAGGCAGGTAGGCCGCCAGCAGCTGGCCCACCTCGTCCTCGGACCAGACACCGGCGCGGCGCAGCAGCGGCTCGAGGTCCTTGACCCGGTCGCGGTCGCCGAACAGCAGCGGCCGGGTCTTCTCCAGATCGATCAGCTGGGCGTCGAAACCGTCGTCCGCTTCGCGCAGGAAGATGTGCTTGGGGTAGAAACAACCGTGCACCTGCCCCGCCCCGTGCAGTCGACGGGCCAGCTCGCCGCAGGCGCGCAGGATCGCCTGCCGCTGCGGCGCGCGGAGCTCACTCCAACGGTGCAGCCAGTGCTCCAGGTCCTGCCAGCCATCCAGGGCGCGGGTCAGCAGCACCGCCCGGCGCTCCCCGGGCGCGCGGCGCTCGGCGAAGAAGGCGGCCTGCAGGGCCGGAATGCCCAACCGGCCATAGCGCTGGATATTGCGGAATTCGCGGGCGAAGGTCGGCTCGCCGAGGGGGTGCAGCAGGCTGCGGGTCAGGTGGTTGCTCTGGCGCTTGAGGTAGAAGGCCGCGTCGCCCAGCTCCAGGCGATAGACGCTGCTCCAGCCGCCGCGCTCGGTATTCGGCTCGTCCACTGCCTCCAGCTGCAAGGCCCACAGCGCATCGAAACTGGCCAGACCATGGTGCTCGAGCAGCGCGCGGTCCTGGGCGGCGATGAAATCCGTCATTCCCGCCCCTCGAAGAAGTCCACGATCTGACGGATGCAGCGCTTGTCCCGCTCGCTCAGGCGCCGGCGCCCGCGGTACTGCAGATAGAAGCGCAGGCGCTGGCTGCGCGACAGGGCGCGCTTGGCGACCTTGTCCAGGCAGGCCAGGTCCTTGATGATCCGGTAGCGCAGCAGCGGCCCCCACCAGAAGGCGCCGGTCGGGCAGTCGATGAAGAACAGCTCGGCCTGTTCATTGACCAGCAGGTTGCGCCACTTCAGATCGTTATGGGTGAAGTGGTGACCATGCAGGGCCCGGGTCGCCTCGGCCAGCTGGCGGCTGATGCGGTCGACCCAGTGGCGGTCGCGCAGCCAGGGATGATCGCGAACGGCCAGG
The genomic region above belongs to Pseudomonas benzenivorans and contains:
- a CDS encoding lipopolysaccharide kinase InaA family protein, which translates into the protein MTDFIAAQDRALLEHHGLASFDALWALQLEAVDEPNTERGGWSSVYRLELGDAAFYLKRQSNHLTRSLLHPLGEPTFAREFRNIQRYGRLGIPALQAAFFAERRAPGERRAVLLTRALDGWQDLEHWLHRWSELRAPQRQAILRACGELARRLHGAGQVHGCFYPKHIFLREADDGFDAQLIDLEKTRPLLFGDRDRVKDLEPLLRRAGVWSEDEVGQLLAAYLPAGAGVAPWHDRLGRRRQNKVARR
- a CDS encoding lipopolysaccharide kinase InaA family protein; this translates as MGGWTLLPEFAERAAEFGSLEAVFALEGERITKDPLSEVILIERDGVRYYVKRYWGAGKGLRRYIGRPRVKAEWQNLKHFDKWGIPTAPIVAYGLERRLGAFVRGALVTRELCDTLDMNHLAVRDHPWLRDRHWVDRISRQLAEATRALHGHHFTHNDLKWRNLLVNEQAELFFIDCPTGAFWWGPLLRYRIIKDLACLDKVAKRALSRSQRLRFYLQYRGRRRLSERDKRCIRQIVDFFEGRE